One genomic segment of Dysosmobacter sp. Marseille-Q4140 includes these proteins:
- a CDS encoding helix-turn-helix transcriptional regulator, producing MERKKPIEHTQLLVLSLLAGEDMYGYQMILELARRSDHTFEMKEGTLYPVLHGLERQGYVEAYQQEAPTGRVRKYYHLTRRGEAALKEEAAAWKAYSGAVNAVLRSSAGLSLA from the coding sequence ATGGAACGGAAAAAGCCCATTGAGCACACACAGCTGCTGGTGCTGTCCCTGCTGGCGGGAGAGGATATGTACGGCTACCAGATGATCCTGGAGCTGGCCCGCCGGTCGGACCACACCTTTGAGATGAAGGAGGGGACCCTCTATCCGGTGCTCCACGGTCTGGAGCGGCAGGGGTATGTGGAGGCGTACCAGCAGGAGGCCCCCACCGGCCGGGTGCGGAAATATTACCATCTGACCCGCCGGGGGGAGGCAGCCCTGAAGGAGGAGGCGGCGGCCTGGAAGGCGTATTCCGGCGCGGTCAACGCGGTGCTGCGGTCCAGCGCCGGGCTGAGCCTGGCATGA
- a CDS encoding zinc ribbon domain-containing protein, protein MKSVKPGRGPSAMGAVGSLFAAVFGVIWTIAAASMGAPVFFCLFGVVFVILGIVQAIYNFKNATGENRYSAFDIVDSAEEPDPLDRHFRPDRGPEDLPEDGGEDGDFRFCPYCGARLGSGFTFCGKCGKRLPEEP, encoded by the coding sequence ATGAAAAGTGTCAAGCCCGGCCGGGGCCCCTCGGCCATGGGAGCCGTTGGCTCCCTGTTCGCCGCCGTATTCGGCGTCATCTGGACCATCGCAGCCGCCTCCATGGGAGCACCGGTATTCTTCTGCCTCTTTGGCGTGGTGTTCGTGATCCTGGGCATCGTTCAGGCCATCTACAACTTCAAAAACGCCACTGGTGAAAACCGCTACTCCGCCTTCGACATCGTGGACAGCGCCGAGGAGCCGGATCCCCTGGACCGGCACTTCCGCCCGGACCGCGGACCGGAGGACCTTCCGGAGGACGGCGGCGAGGACGGCGACTTCCGCTTCTGCCCCTACTGCGGCGCCCGCTTAGGCAGCGGTTTCACCTTCTGCGGCAAGTGCGGCAAGCGCCTGCCGGAGGAACCCTGA
- a CDS encoding S-ribosylhomocysteine lyase, giving the protein MERIASFTVDHNKLLPGLYLSRRDGDIVTLDLRFKRPNTGDLLSNSEMHSAEHLIATLLRNSPQKEAVIYFGPMGCQTGFYFLFDSRLLDLAGAVELVKAVFDQAAAYQGEMPGKSAMECGNYVNLDVDTGRTVCRFYADRIRDWTVDRLAY; this is encoded by the coding sequence ATGGAACGGATCGCCAGCTTCACCGTGGATCACAACAAACTGCTCCCCGGCCTCTACCTCTCCCGCCGGGACGGGGACATCGTCACCCTGGACCTGCGGTTCAAACGCCCCAACACCGGGGACCTGCTGAGCAACAGCGAGATGCACTCCGCGGAGCATCTGATCGCCACGCTCCTGCGCAACTCTCCCCAGAAGGAGGCCGTCATCTACTTCGGCCCCATGGGCTGCCAGACGGGCTTCTACTTCCTCTTCGACAGCCGTCTGCTGGATCTGGCGGGGGCCGTGGAGCTGGTGAAGGCCGTCTTTGACCAGGCCGCTGCGTACCAGGGCGAAATGCCCGGCAAGAGCGCCATGGAGTGTGGAAATTATGTCAACCTGGATGTGGATACCGGAAGGACCGTGTGCCGGTTTTACGCGGATCGGATTCGGGACTGGACCGTGGACAGACTGGCCTATTGA
- a CDS encoding helix-turn-helix transcriptional regulator — MIRNRMKEHRARLGLKQEDLAKLVGVRRETIGNLEKGRYNPSLVLAWNIARVFGVPIEEVFTVDSD, encoded by the coding sequence GTGATCCGTAACCGCATGAAGGAGCACCGGGCCCGGCTGGGCTTGAAGCAGGAGGATCTGGCGAAGCTGGTGGGCGTCCGGCGGGAGACCATCGGCAACCTGGAAAAGGGCCGCTACAATCCCTCTTTGGTGCTGGCCTGGAACATTGCAAGGGTGTTTGGTGTGCCTATTGAAGAAGTATTCACCGTGGATTCGGATTGA
- a CDS encoding DUF3796 domain-containing protein — protein MKKQYLYGSLGLLSLLGFIGVFTEERSFLAFFAFAVDFQYFFLPSDEMAEAQLTRAAALGFVAGMLAMAAVTLGTLSVGGVPGRAMAAGCAAGWAVSVVVFAGMAALYGFRESWGLDRDP, from the coding sequence ATGAAAAAGCAGTACCTGTATGGCTCCCTGGGCCTACTGTCCCTGCTGGGGTTCATCGGCGTGTTTACGGAGGAGCGGAGCTTTCTGGCCTTCTTCGCCTTCGCTGTGGATTTCCAATACTTCTTTCTGCCCTCCGACGAGATGGCGGAGGCACAGCTGACCCGCGCCGCTGCTCTGGGCTTCGTGGCCGGCATGCTGGCCATGGCGGCGGTCACTCTGGGGACCTTGTCTGTGGGCGGCGTGCCCGGACGGGCTATGGCCGCTGGCTGCGCCGCCGGTTGGGCGGTGTCCGTGGTGGTGTTCGCCGGGATGGCGGCCCTGTACGGGTTCCGGGAAAGCTGGGGGCTGGACCGTGATCCGTAA
- a CDS encoding acetate kinase, whose protein sequence is MNILVINAGSSSLKYQLLNPETGTLLAKGLCERIGIDGKFTYKPQVEGKKVLDAIDVAMPTHSEAIQAVLDALVDKDNGVIGSMAEIDAVGHRVVHGGEAFNKSVLITDEVMKALEDCIPLAPLHNPANITGINACTAVMGKDVPQVAVFDTAFHQTMPAKAYMYALPYEYYENDKVRRYGFHGTSHKYVAGRAAAMLGKKPEELKLISCHLGNGSSVTAIDGGKSVDTSMGFTPLAGLPMGTRSGDLDAGILQYLMNKYQLNIDDMLNILNKKSGVQGVSGVSSDFRDLENAHKEGNERAGLAVDMFNYGVKKLIGAYAAAMGGVDAIIFTAGVGENSASQRLAIASDLEFMGVKMDAEANNVRGKEVVISAADSKVKVLLIPTNEELMIAMDTAAIVKG, encoded by the coding sequence ATGAACATTCTGGTCATCAACGCAGGCAGTTCCTCCCTGAAGTATCAGCTGCTGAATCCCGAGACCGGCACCCTGCTGGCCAAGGGCCTGTGCGAGCGCATCGGCATCGACGGCAAGTTCACCTACAAGCCCCAGGTAGAGGGCAAGAAGGTCCTGGACGCCATCGATGTGGCCATGCCCACTCACTCCGAGGCCATCCAGGCCGTGCTGGACGCGCTGGTGGACAAGGACAACGGCGTCATCGGCTCCATGGCGGAGATCGACGCGGTGGGCCACCGTGTGGTGCACGGCGGCGAGGCCTTCAACAAGTCCGTGCTCATCACCGACGAGGTCATGAAGGCCCTGGAGGACTGCATCCCCCTGGCTCCTCTCCACAACCCCGCCAACATCACCGGCATCAACGCCTGCACCGCCGTCATGGGCAAGGACGTGCCCCAGGTGGCCGTGTTCGACACCGCCTTCCACCAGACCATGCCCGCCAAGGCCTACATGTACGCTCTGCCCTATGAGTACTACGAGAACGACAAGGTCCGCCGCTACGGCTTCCACGGCACCTCCCACAAGTACGTGGCCGGCCGCGCCGCCGCCATGCTGGGCAAGAAGCCCGAGGAGCTCAAGCTGATCTCCTGCCACCTGGGCAACGGCTCCTCCGTCACCGCCATCGACGGCGGCAAGAGCGTGGACACCTCCATGGGCTTCACTCCCCTGGCAGGTCTGCCCATGGGCACCCGCTCCGGTGATCTGGACGCCGGCATTCTCCAGTACCTGATGAACAAGTATCAGCTGAACATCGATGACATGCTGAACATCCTCAACAAGAAGTCCGGCGTGCAGGGCGTCTCCGGCGTCTCCTCCGACTTCCGCGATCTGGAGAACGCCCACAAGGAGGGCAACGAGCGCGCTGGCCTGGCCGTGGATATGTTCAACTACGGCGTCAAGAAGCTGATCGGCGCGTATGCCGCCGCCATGGGCGGTGTGGACGCCATCATCTTCACCGCCGGTGTGGGCGAGAACTCCGCCTCCCAGCGCCTGGCCATCGCCTCTGATCTGGAGTTCATGGGCGTGAAGATGGACGCCGAGGCCAACAACGTCCGGGGCAAGGAGGTCGTGATCTCTGCCGCCGACTCCAAGGTGAAGGTCCTGCTGATCCCCACCAACGAGGAGCTCATGATCGCCATGGACACCGCCGCCATCGTCAAGGGCTGA
- the rpmA gene encoding 50S ribosomal protein L27 — protein MIRIGLQFFAHKKGGGSTKNGRDSQAKRLGPKRADGQFVKAGNILVRQRGTHIHPGVNVGIGSDDTLFATASGVLRFERLGKDRKQACVYEAE, from the coding sequence ATGATTCGTATTGGTCTTCAGTTCTTCGCCCACAAGAAGGGCGGCGGCTCCACCAAGAACGGCCGTGATTCTCAGGCCAAGCGCCTGGGCCCCAAGCGGGCTGACGGTCAGTTCGTCAAGGCCGGCAACATTCTGGTCCGCCAGCGCGGCACCCACATTCACCCCGGTGTGAACGTGGGCATCGGCAGCGACGACACGCTGTTCGCCACTGCCAGTGGCGTCCTCCGCTTTGAGCGGCTGGGCAAGGACCGCAAGCAGGCTTGCGTCTACGAGGCTGAATAA
- a CDS encoding 5'-methylthioadenosine/S-adenosylhomocysteine nucleosidase encodes MKIGLQFAMPAELHALPGARDWAPAETGSGIPIFRPAPGIVACAGGVSKVNAAMAAELLCLRYGVDLIVNAGVAGCFTDLPTGSLVVVSDFVQHDVDTTAVGDPIGLVSTVNQVSFPTWRPERCAALLKDAGFDAVTGRAATGDWFAVKGDRAAWIRDTFSPLLAEMEGGAIAQVCLRNGIGCVSVKSVSDHLFSDTQSEEYFDFGQALENLGRVVLPLAQALQKEEL; translated from the coding sequence ATGAAAATCGGACTGCAATTCGCCATGCCCGCGGAGCTCCACGCTCTGCCCGGTGCCCGGGACTGGGCGCCGGCGGAGACCGGCTCCGGCATCCCCATCTTTCGGCCCGCGCCCGGGATCGTGGCCTGCGCCGGGGGCGTCAGCAAGGTCAACGCCGCCATGGCGGCAGAGCTGCTGTGCCTGCGCTATGGCGTGGACCTGATCGTCAACGCCGGCGTGGCCGGGTGCTTCACGGACCTGCCCACCGGCTCGCTGGTGGTGGTGTCGGACTTCGTCCAGCACGATGTGGACACCACCGCCGTGGGCGACCCCATCGGGCTGGTCTCCACGGTCAACCAGGTGTCCTTCCCCACCTGGAGGCCGGAGCGGTGCGCGGCGCTGCTGAAGGACGCCGGATTTGACGCCGTCACCGGCCGGGCCGCCACCGGCGACTGGTTCGCCGTGAAGGGGGACCGGGCCGCCTGGATCCGGGACACCTTCTCCCCCCTGCTGGCGGAGATGGAGGGCGGCGCCATTGCCCAGGTGTGCCTGCGCAACGGCATAGGCTGCGTGTCGGTGAAGTCCGTCTCGGATCACCTCTTCAGCGACACCCAGTCGGAGGAATACTTTGATTTCGGTCAGGCGTTGGAAAACCTGGGGCGGGTGGTCCTGCCCCTGGCCCAGGCCCTGCAGAAGGAGGAACTTTGA
- a CDS encoding protein phosphatase 2C domain-containing protein, with product MTDQILYSSAKKAAVLAQYEAAEDTQDPGADVSLTTPDGEEAVSAGAGGMESGEAETAQPEVGPASSQEEASQAESGETEDGDAVQEQPPAAPQKPAETDISSPQNGGHQEDREPLPGEEPLPEKVGFAEKETAAGQEGQILFSETQVVAPPAASPGAGALLPVSFGVLVTLGITVLLLWMRHRHPGGSARRTSVGGGLRTASVHELGARDEQQDAFCIAGLEAPEGGVLAAVADGMGGLVDSGQVSRSLVDALEKGFTPSDEATPARRLQLLFRQALEQVENLQKGQTAQSGSTLVMGLIQGNGLSWLSVGDSRIYLWRSGGLIQLNRDHDFSHDLTLLALQGDMTLQEADQDPRRENLTSFIGRGFPRKVEWNPEPVSLCTGDKVVLVSDGVYRALSQEEMAKCLQGDASRAARALQATVTKKDLPQQDNFTAVILKKV from the coding sequence ATGACAGATCAGATCCTGTACAGCAGTGCGAAGAAGGCTGCTGTACTCGCCCAGTATGAAGCGGCAGAAGATACGCAAGATCCCGGCGCTGACGTATCTTTAACAACACCTGACGGGGAAGAAGCCGTCTCCGCCGGTGCCGGAGGGATGGAATCCGGAGAGGCTGAAACAGCACAGCCGGAAGTCGGCCCGGCATCCTCCCAGGAGGAGGCAAGCCAGGCGGAGAGCGGCGAGACCGAGGATGGAGATGCGGTGCAGGAGCAGCCCCCGGCCGCCCCTCAGAAGCCTGCCGAAACCGACATCTCCTCTCCTCAGAACGGAGGCCATCAGGAGGATCGGGAGCCTCTGCCCGGAGAGGAGCCTTTGCCTGAGAAGGTTGGATTCGCCGAGAAAGAAACTGCGGCGGGTCAGGAAGGTCAGATTCTATTTTCAGAAACCCAGGTGGTTGCGCCTCCCGCTGCATCACCCGGTGCCGGTGCTCTGCTGCCCGTTTCCTTCGGCGTGCTTGTGACCTTGGGAATAACGGTGCTTTTGCTGTGGATGCGGCACAGACATCCTGGTGGGAGCGCCCGGCGGACGTCCGTCGGCGGTGGACTCCGCACTGCCAGCGTCCACGAGTTGGGAGCCCGGGACGAACAGCAGGATGCGTTCTGTATTGCCGGCCTGGAGGCGCCGGAGGGCGGCGTGCTGGCAGCGGTAGCGGATGGTATGGGCGGTCTGGTGGACAGCGGTCAGGTGAGCCGGAGCCTTGTCGATGCGCTTGAAAAAGGTTTCACTCCGAGTGATGAGGCGACTCCCGCCAGGCGGCTCCAGCTTCTATTCCGGCAAGCGCTGGAGCAGGTGGAGAATCTGCAGAAGGGACAGACGGCTCAGAGCGGCTCTACCCTGGTAATGGGGCTGATCCAGGGAAACGGACTCTCCTGGCTCAGTGTGGGAGACAGCCGGATCTATCTGTGGCGCAGCGGCGGGCTGATCCAGCTCAACCGGGACCATGACTTTTCCCACGATTTGACCCTGCTTGCCTTGCAGGGAGACATGACCCTGCAGGAGGCGGACCAGGATCCCCGCCGGGAAAATCTGACCAGTTTTATCGGGAGAGGCTTTCCGCGAAAGGTGGAGTGGAACCCGGAGCCAGTATCCCTCTGTACCGGGGATAAGGTGGTGCTTGTGAGTGACGGTGTCTATCGGGCGCTGTCACAGGAGGAAATGGCCAAGTGTCTGCAAGGTGATGCATCCAGAGCGGCCCGCGCCCTGCAGGCGACGGTGACAAAAAAGGATTTGCCTCAACAGGATAATTTTACCGCAGTGATTTTGAAAAAAGTATGA
- a CDS encoding class I SAM-dependent methyltransferase — MQRNTLSMVHDFLRHTVRPGALCIDATAGKGRDTALLCRLAGPEGTVLAFDIQPAAVEQSRALLEQEGLSARVILDSHAHMERYAAPGTVDCVVFNLGRLPGGDPAVFTQADTTLAAIDAGLRLLRPGGAMAIALYYGGANGYGERDAVLAHLKTLDDRAFSVLCCDWANRRGDPPMPIFLWKDA; from the coding sequence ATGCAGCGCAACACCCTCTCCATGGTCCATGACTTTCTCCGCCATACGGTCCGCCCCGGCGCCCTGTGCATCGACGCCACCGCCGGCAAAGGCCGGGACACCGCCCTGCTGTGCCGTCTGGCGGGGCCGGAAGGCACCGTACTGGCCTTCGACATCCAGCCCGCCGCGGTGGAACAGAGCCGCGCCCTGCTGGAACAGGAGGGTCTTTCTGCCCGGGTGATCCTGGATAGCCACGCCCATATGGAGCGCTACGCCGCCCCCGGCACCGTGGACTGCGTGGTGTTCAACCTGGGCCGTCTCCCCGGCGGCGATCCCGCCGTCTTTACCCAGGCGGACACCACCCTGGCGGCCATCGACGCGGGGCTGCGGCTGCTGCGTCCCGGCGGTGCCATGGCCATCGCCCTCTACTACGGCGGCGCCAACGGCTACGGTGAGCGGGACGCGGTCCTGGCCCACCTCAAAACCCTGGACGACCGGGCCTTCTCCGTCCTCTGCTGCGACTGGGCCAACCGGCGGGGCGATCCGCCTATGCCCATCTTCCTCTGGAAAGATGCGTGA
- a CDS encoding ribosomal-processing cysteine protease Prp — protein sequence MTTVTFRMEGDRITGFDVQGHSGYAEAGSDIVCAAVTSAVRLVETTVNDVMGLAASVKIREQDASISLRLPGGLSPTAESTCQTLLAGLMVYFAQLHDEYPDNIEALEDD from the coding sequence ATGACCACTGTCACATTCCGCATGGAGGGCGACCGGATCACCGGGTTCGATGTCCAGGGCCACAGCGGCTACGCTGAGGCCGGGAGCGACATCGTCTGCGCCGCCGTCACCAGCGCCGTGCGCCTGGTGGAGACCACCGTCAACGACGTGATGGGTCTGGCGGCCTCCGTGAAGATCCGGGAACAGGACGCATCCATCTCCCTGCGGCTGCCGGGAGGCCTCTCCCCCACCGCCGAGAGCACCTGCCAGACCCTTCTGGCGGGCCTGATGGTCTACTTCGCCCAGCTCCATGACGAATACCCCGACAACATCGAAGCTCTGGAGGACGACTGA
- a CDS encoding NAD(P)H-dependent oxidoreductase — MTDDLRDRRLLIAAAIPPSGVNLELYQLLAFLRTHPGCLAGSTAGVVIDGTGDLYTKAAGRDLVLSASRAGCVFPGRPLVEATGSLRNFTVQARNAGCGLEEAYQLAVADLMDRVSTFAPPLRRRPQLLVLHASSRATSNTLALWGAVRAHLEDRCDITEVGLRNGTMEDCAGCPYTTCLHFGEQGDCFYGGVMVQEVYPAVREADAVVLLCPNYNDALSANLSACINRLTALYRTTSFADKAVFAIVVSGYSGGDIVARQVVSALNMNKGFWLPADFCMLETANDKGEAMALPGIGARAEQFAINILRQLTV; from the coding sequence ATGACAGACGACCTGCGGGACCGCCGCCTGCTGATCGCGGCGGCCATTCCCCCCAGCGGTGTCAACCTGGAGCTGTATCAGCTGCTGGCCTTTCTGCGGACCCATCCGGGGTGCCTGGCGGGCAGCACGGCGGGCGTGGTGATTGACGGCACCGGGGACCTGTACACCAAGGCGGCGGGCCGGGATCTGGTGCTCTCCGCCTCCCGGGCCGGATGCGTCTTTCCCGGGCGGCCGCTGGTGGAGGCCACCGGGAGTCTGCGCAACTTCACCGTCCAGGCCCGAAACGCCGGGTGCGGTCTGGAGGAGGCGTATCAGCTGGCGGTGGCCGACCTGATGGACCGGGTGAGCACCTTCGCCCCGCCCCTGCGGCGGCGGCCGCAGCTGCTGGTCCTCCACGCCTCCAGCCGTGCCACCTCCAACACCCTGGCCCTGTGGGGCGCCGTCCGAGCCCACCTGGAGGACCGCTGTGACATCACGGAGGTAGGGCTCCGCAACGGCACCATGGAGGACTGCGCCGGGTGCCCCTACACCACCTGCCTCCACTTCGGCGAGCAGGGGGACTGCTTCTATGGCGGCGTTATGGTCCAGGAGGTATACCCTGCCGTCCGGGAGGCGGACGCGGTGGTGCTGCTGTGCCCCAACTACAACGACGCCCTCTCCGCCAACCTCTCCGCCTGCATCAACCGGCTGACGGCGTTGTACCGCACTACCTCCTTCGCTGACAAGGCGGTGTTCGCCATCGTGGTCTCCGGCTACTCCGGCGGGGACATCGTGGCCCGGCAGGTGGTCTCCGCCCTGAACATGAACAAGGGCTTCTGGCTGCCCGCTGATTTCTGTATGCTGGAGACCGCCAACGACAAGGGCGAGGCCATGGCCCTGCCGGGGATCGGAGCGCGGGCGGAGCAGTTTGCCATAAATATATTACGTCAACTAACCGTGTAA
- the rplU gene encoding 50S ribosomal protein L21 yields MNAIIVTGGKQYKVAEGDVVYIEKLDQEAGDTVKFDQVLAVIDGEKATFGTPVVEGASVEAKIVKNGKGKKIRIFKYNAKKGYRKRQGHRQPYTKVEIAKISV; encoded by the coding sequence ATGAACGCTATCATCGTGACCGGCGGCAAGCAGTACAAGGTGGCCGAGGGCGACGTGGTCTACATCGAGAAGCTGGACCAGGAAGCCGGCGACACCGTGAAGTTCGACCAGGTCCTGGCCGTCATCGACGGCGAGAAGGCCACCTTCGGCACTCCCGTTGTGGAGGGCGCCAGCGTGGAGGCCAAGATCGTCAAGAACGGCAAGGGCAAGAAGATCCGCATCTTCAAGTACAACGCCAAGAAGGGCTACCGCAAGCGTCAGGGCCATCGTCAGCCCTACACCAAGGTCGAGATCGCCAAGATCTCCGTCTGA
- a CDS encoding DUF3298 and DUF4163 domain-containing protein, with translation MEAIIALFLVLTTLTACAGRAPSDGQSAVDLEHSLEEHVVLSEAAPESLTYQIEIDTYENAVQADDGTELVTCRFQYPVMTVFRRDGTALEQGRTEEERQAVTAAEVFNAKFGPATVETEFQDMTDLAREDYAFRQETGLEWPSAYNMELDCTVYQTDCMVSVSAAYYSYTGGAHPNTVLLSWNFDLTTGQFFTAEALATDGQAFSAAVHEEILRQSRLVAAENDLTAESFFWPNYEEITAGWSSYAVSFDEDGMTVGFSPYELAAYVMGSQVYHLTYEQLIPYLSAHGLDLLGLEGSAGAAVP, from the coding sequence ATGGAAGCGATCATCGCACTGTTTTTGGTGCTCACTACCCTGACGGCCTGCGCCGGAAGGGCGCCTTCTGATGGCCAGTCCGCGGTGGACCTGGAGCACTCTCTGGAGGAGCATGTTGTGCTGTCGGAAGCGGCGCCGGAGAGCCTCACCTATCAGATCGAAATTGATACCTATGAGAATGCGGTTCAGGCTGATGACGGGACAGAGCTGGTGACCTGCCGCTTCCAGTACCCGGTGATGACTGTTTTCCGGCGGGACGGTACTGCTTTGGAACAGGGCCGGACCGAGGAGGAAAGGCAGGCTGTGACCGCGGCGGAGGTGTTCAACGCCAAGTTTGGCCCGGCTACCGTGGAGACGGAGTTTCAGGACATGACGGATCTTGCCCGGGAGGATTATGCATTCCGCCAGGAGACCGGCCTGGAGTGGCCGTCGGCGTATAATATGGAACTGGACTGCACGGTATATCAGACGGACTGTATGGTCAGCGTGTCTGCGGCATATTACAGCTATACCGGAGGCGCCCATCCCAATACCGTGCTGCTGTCCTGGAATTTCGACCTGACCACCGGTCAGTTTTTCACGGCGGAAGCGCTGGCAACGGACGGGCAGGCATTTTCCGCCGCCGTTCATGAGGAGATCCTCCGCCAGAGCCGCCTGGTGGCGGCGGAAAATGACCTGACGGCAGAGTCGTTTTTCTGGCCCAATTATGAGGAGATCACTGCCGGCTGGAGCAGCTACGCCGTCTCTTTTGACGAGGATGGTATGACGGTTGGGTTTTCTCCCTATGAGTTGGCCGCCTATGTGATGGGGTCCCAGGTGTATCACCTGACCTACGAGCAGCTGATCCCCTATCTCAGCGCTCACGGACTGGATCTGCTGGGCCTGGAGGGAAGTGCGGGCGCAGCCGTCCCCTGA
- a CDS encoding nucleotidyltransferase family protein, which translates to MRTAGMIVEYNPLHSGHLYLLAQTRRRLGPDTAIVCAMSGNFVQRGDFALLRKHQRARAAVESGADLVLELPLPWAVSSAETFADGGVQVLSASGVVTDLAFGSECGAAGPLMELAACLLSPEYPDALRCRLDSGRPYAACRQEAAAALLGPEKAVLLETANNILGVEYCKALLRRRSSIRPLTVRRTGSVHDGALEPGAHPSASAIRALLRDGETERALSLLPPAMAKVYREEAAAGRAPVFAETCQRALLARLRTMTESDFAALDQGREGLCRRLWEASRSAVSVAEILSAAKTKRYAYARLRRMVLWAYLGLTPADVPAAVPYLRPLAANDTGRRLLSAMRRQASVPILTKPADVRALGPEARRLLALEARATDLYTLAYPALSAAQGGGEWREGPVILGGPPPC; encoded by the coding sequence GTGCGCACTGCGGGTATGATCGTAGAATACAATCCCCTGCACAGCGGACATCTGTATCTGCTGGCCCAGACCCGGCGGCGGCTTGGGCCGGATACCGCCATCGTCTGCGCCATGAGCGGGAACTTCGTCCAGCGGGGAGACTTTGCTCTGCTGCGCAAGCACCAGCGGGCCCGGGCCGCCGTGGAGAGCGGCGCGGATCTGGTGCTGGAACTGCCCCTGCCCTGGGCCGTTTCCTCGGCGGAGACCTTTGCCGACGGCGGCGTCCAGGTGCTCTCCGCCTCCGGCGTGGTGACGGATCTGGCCTTCGGCAGTGAGTGCGGCGCGGCGGGGCCGCTGATGGAGCTGGCCGCCTGCCTGCTGTCTCCGGAGTACCCCGACGCGCTGCGGTGCCGCCTGGACTCTGGGCGGCCCTACGCCGCCTGCCGCCAGGAGGCCGCGGCGGCCCTGCTGGGGCCGGAGAAAGCGGTGTTGCTGGAGACCGCCAATAATATCCTGGGCGTGGAGTATTGCAAGGCGCTGCTGCGCCGCCGCAGTTCCATCCGTCCCCTGACGGTCAGGCGGACCGGCAGTGTTCACGACGGGGCGCTGGAGCCCGGCGCTCACCCCTCCGCCTCCGCCATCCGGGCGCTGCTGCGGGACGGAGAGACGGAGCGGGCCCTGTCCCTGCTGCCTCCCGCCATGGCGAAGGTTTATCGGGAGGAGGCCGCTGCCGGCCGCGCGCCGGTGTTCGCCGAGACCTGCCAGCGGGCCCTGCTGGCCCGGCTGCGGACCATGACCGAATCTGACTTCGCTGCCCTGGACCAGGGGCGGGAGGGACTGTGCCGCCGCCTCTGGGAGGCGTCCCGCTCCGCGGTCTCGGTGGCGGAGATCCTGTCTGCCGCCAAGACCAAGCGCTACGCCTATGCCCGGCTGCGCCGGATGGTGCTGTGGGCTTACCTGGGCCTGACCCCTGCCGACGTGCCTGCGGCGGTGCCCTATCTGCGGCCCCTGGCCGCCAACGATACCGGCCGCCGTCTGCTCTCCGCCATGCGCAGACAGGCCTCTGTTCCCATTTTGACCAAGCCCGCCGATGTGCGGGCCCTGGGACCGGAGGCCCGGCGCCTGCTGGCGCTGGAAGCCCGGGCCACGGACCTGTATACCCTGGCCTATCCCGCTCTGTCTGCCGCTCAAGGCGGCGGGGAGTGGAGAGAAGGACCTGTGATCTTGGGAGGGCCCCCACCCTGCTGA